In Flavobacterium piscisymbiosum, the sequence TGAATATGGCTTGTGTGGTGTAAATTATATTTCATCAGGCGCTTTGACACATTCAGTTTACAATATGGATTTGAGTTTGAAGGCTTTTTAAGGAAGTTGTGAATTATGAATTTTGAGTTATGAATTTTAAACAATAAAACTCTAAACTCAATAATCTAAAATCTAAAATAATATTATGTCTCAAGAGATAGAAGATCGGATTGAAAAGATTCCTGTAGTGCGTTCTCTTGTCCGATTGTTAAAGAGAATCAAAATGCCTTGGCTCGAAGGTTTTTCGCTATATGATTTGCTCGAAATGTATACTTTAGGAATTCTTGAAGGAGCATTTTCTTATCATGCGAGTGCGGTATCTTTTAGTTTTTTCATGGCCTTATTTCCTTTTACATTATTTATTCTAAACTTGATTCCGTTTATTCCGATAGATAATTTTCAGGGAGATTTTTTGCTGTTTGTGCAGCAAAGTGTTCCGCCCAATACGTACGATGCGATTAATAAAATTATCAGTGATATTTTAAATAATAGTCATTCGGGTTTGCTGTCATCAGGTTTTTTACTTTCTATTTTTTTGATGGCCAATGGTATCAACGGAATCCTTAGTGGTTTTGAATCTTCGAAACATGTTTTTGATAAACGAGGCTGGTTTAGTCAGTATTTAGTGGCGCTTGCAATATCACTTGTCATGACCATTATATTGTTTGTAACGGTGGCAACAATTGTTGTTTTTGAGGTATTTATTCAAAAAACAATTATTCAGGATGTGCTGAGCGATCGTATTCCGCTGATTATTTTGGGTCGATATTTGTTTGTTGTTTTAATGATTTTGATAACAACTTCAATATTATTGCGTTATGGTACAAAGCAATATAATAAAGTACCTTTTATAAGCATCGGATCTGTTTTTACAACCATATTAATTGTTATATCTTCGTTCTTTTTTGGAATTTGGGTTATAAAATTCTCAAAATACAACGAACTTTACGGCTCAATTGGTACATTATTGATTCTAATGTTTTATATTTGGATAAACTGTATGATTCTGCTTTTAGGGTTCGAATTGAATGCTTCTATCAGAAAATTAAAACAAAAAAACAAATAATATTATGAAAAATTGGATGTTAACTATTGGTGTCTTTTTCTTTGCATTGAGCATTCAGGCTCAAAGTGTTATTGGAAAATGGAAAACAATTGACGATGAAACAGGAGAAGCAAAGTCTGTTGTAGAGATTTATGAAAAATCAGGAAAAGTGTATGGTAAAGTAGTAGAGATACTTCGTGCCGATCATAAAAAAGATGTTTGTACAAAATGTGAAGGAGCAGATAAAAACAAACCAATTTTAGGTTTAAATATTATTAACGGACTTAAAAAAGATGGTGATGAATATAGCGGAGGAACTATTTTTGATCCTACAAGCGGTAAAAAATACAAATGTTATATCACACTTGAGTCTGCTGATAAACTTAAATTACGCGGTTATGTTGGAATTTCTATCATGGGAAGAACACAATACTGGACGAGAGTGAAGAATTAATTTTATTAAAATATAATGCGAAAGTTAGCATCAATACTTTTATTCTTAGGAATACTATCCAATAGTTTCGGACAATCTAAGAATTCGCCATTACAAATAAGTCATCTTACAGGTGACTTTTATGTTTATAAAACCTTTCATGATTATAAAGGAACACTGATTTCTGCCAATGCACTGTATCTTGTTACCAATAAAGGTGTTGTGTTGTTTGATGCGCCTTGGGACAAAACGCAGTTTCAGCCATTATTAGACAGTATAAAAGCAAAACATCATAAAGAGGTTGTGATGCATTTTGCAACGCACTCTCATGAAGACAGGGCAGGAGGTTTGGGTTTTTACAGACAAAAAGGAATTAAAACCTATACTATAAAATTAACAGACGAGATTCTGAAGAAAAACAACGAAAAAAGAGCGCAATTTATAATCCCAAATGATACGACTTTTACAGTAGGACAACATACGTTTGAGGTTTATTATCCAGGTAAAGGCCATGCTCAGGATAATGTTGTAGTTTGGTTTAATAAAGAAAAAGTACTTTACGGAGGTTGTTTTATCAAAAGTACAGAAGCAAAAGATTTAGGTTATTTAGGCGATGCCGATGTAAAAGATTGGGAAAAGTCGATTAAAAAAGTACAGGTAAAATTTAAAAATCCTAAATATATTATTACCGGTCATGACGGCTGGAAAGATCTAAATTCTTTAAATCATACATTAAAATTAGTGAAGGAATATAATGCAGCCCAGTACTGATTATTGTGAATGTTTCTTTAATTTGTATTATATAAAATAGCTTAATTTTGCTTATATTTGAAAACTAATTTAATTAGATTTAAAATGACAATAACTGATAAAAATATACTTGAAAGCTACTCAGATTTATTTGAGGGACTAAGTTTTTCGAATAAACTAGAACTTATCGAAAGGCTTACAAAATCTTTAAAAGTTGCTAAATCTAAAGAGAATAATTTTTATAAGTCTTTTGGGGCATTTTCTTCTGAAAAGTCTGCAGAAGAAATTGTTTCTGAAATTAAATCCAATAGAAAATTTAAAAACACCGAAATTAAATTTTAATGAGATATTTACTTGATACAAGCATTTGTGTTTTCTTTTTAGGAGGAAGATTGAATCTTGATAAAATAGTAAAAGAAGTTGGATTGGATAACTGTTATATTTCTGAAATTACAGTTGCAGAACTTCGATTTGGTGCTGAAAATAGTGATGATCCAATAAAATCGAATAAAGCCGTGGATATTTTTTTAAAAGGTTTAGCTATTATTCCAATTTTTGGCTCGATTAAAAGATATGCAATCGAAAAAGTACGGCTTAGAAAAATTGGAAAGCCAATAAATGATGAATTTGATCTTTTGATAGGTGTCACTGCAATTGAAAATCAATTAATCTTGGTTACTGATAATACTAAAGATTTTAAACTTTTAAACGGAATTCAAATGGAGAATTGGTTTGAAAGAGCTTAAGTTTTTCTTATTGATTTTTTTTCAGATAGTTTTCTAAATCCTATAAAATATCTACATGTTTTTTGTCGAAGTTGTTCTACCGCTTTCTTTAGCCAAAACCTTTACTTATCGTATTTCTGAGGCCGAATTCCATTTTATTAAAAAAGGAATGCGAGTTGCGGTGCCTTTTGGTAAAAGTAAAATATATACAGCGTTGGTTATTGATATTCATCAAAATGAACCAAGCTTATATGATGCCAAAGAAATTCATCAAATATTAGACGAAAAACCTATTGCGACCGAAATCCAGATCAAACACTGGCTTTGGGTGGCAAACTATTATATGTGTGGCATTGGCGATGTATATCGTGGCGCTTTTCCCAGCGGATTATTGCTGGAAAGTGAAACTGTAGTTTCGCATAAGACGGATACGCTGGTAAATGATTCTGAACTTTCTGATGACGAATTCTTGATTTACGAAGCCTTGCATCATCAAAGTTCGCTTAAGGTTGGGGAAATTGTTTCTATTTTGAACAAAAAGAATATTTTTCCGATTCTTCAAAAACTAATTGCAAAAGATATTATTGTTTTAGAAGAAGAAATAAAAGAAAGTTATAAGCCAAAATTGGTTCGGTATGTAAAACTGCATGCAAAATA encodes:
- a CDS encoding YihY/virulence factor BrkB family protein produces the protein MSQEIEDRIEKIPVVRSLVRLLKRIKMPWLEGFSLYDLLEMYTLGILEGAFSYHASAVSFSFFMALFPFTLFILNLIPFIPIDNFQGDFLLFVQQSVPPNTYDAINKIISDILNNSHSGLLSSGFLLSIFLMANGINGILSGFESSKHVFDKRGWFSQYLVALAISLVMTIILFVTVATIVVFEVFIQKTIIQDVLSDRIPLIILGRYLFVVLMILITTSILLRYGTKQYNKVPFISIGSVFTTILIVISSFFFGIWVIKFSKYNELYGSIGTLLILMFYIWINCMILLLGFELNASIRKLKQKNK
- a CDS encoding DUF2147 domain-containing protein — protein: MKNWMLTIGVFFFALSIQAQSVIGKWKTIDDETGEAKSVVEIYEKSGKVYGKVVEILRADHKKDVCTKCEGADKNKPILGLNIINGLKKDGDEYSGGTIFDPTSGKKYKCYITLESADKLKLRGYVGISIMGRTQYWTRVKN
- the bla-B1-FLAV gene encoding subclass B1 metallo-beta-lactamase gives rise to the protein MRKLASILLFLGILSNSFGQSKNSPLQISHLTGDFYVYKTFHDYKGTLISANALYLVTNKGVVLFDAPWDKTQFQPLLDSIKAKHHKEVVMHFATHSHEDRAGGLGFYRQKGIKTYTIKLTDEILKKNNEKRAQFIIPNDTTFTVGQHTFEVYYPGKGHAQDNVVVWFNKEKVLYGGCFIKSTEAKDLGYLGDADVKDWEKSIKKVQVKFKNPKYIITGHDGWKDLNSLNHTLKLVKEYNAAQY
- a CDS encoding PIN domain-containing protein, with the protein product MRYLLDTSICVFFLGGRLNLDKIVKEVGLDNCYISEITVAELRFGAENSDDPIKSNKAVDIFLKGLAIIPIFGSIKRYAIEKVRLRKIGKPINDEFDLLIGVTAIENQLILVTDNTKDFKLLNGIQMENWFERA